One stretch of Eubacteriales bacterium DNA includes these proteins:
- the ybeY gene encoding rRNA maturation RNase YbeY — protein MRHKINVNKGFFKYRFIIKHSLKKTLKEENIVFRTETNVIICSNDEIRDLNKRFRGKDVSTDVLSFPANELTCKFLEAARDGQALDFDFSTKRFYLGDIAISLDKAKAQAAEYGHCLKRELAFLTIHGTLHILGYDHIKDKDEGEMRERQRKILKKLRIKK, from the coding sequence ATGAGGCATAAGATAAATGTAAACAAAGGGTTTTTTAAGTATAGATTTATTATTAAACACTCTTTAAAAAAGACTCTTAAGGAAGAGAATATAGTATTTAGGACTGAGACAAACGTTATAATATGTTCAAATGATGAGATAAGGGATCTAAACAAACGATTTCGAGGGAAAGACGTTTCAACAGATGTTCTTTCTTTCCCGGCAAATGAACTTACGTGTAAGTTTTTAGAGGCGGCAAGAGATGGACAAGCGCTTGATTTCGATTTTTCAACAAAGCGCTTTTATTTAGGAGATATAGCAATATCTTTGGACAAAGCTAAAGCACAGGCGGCTGAATACGGCCATTGCCTAAAGCGTGAACTAGCTTTCCTGACAATTCACGGGACGCTTCATATATTAGGCTATGATCATATTAAAGATAAAGATGAGGGGGAGATGAGAGAAAGGCAACGTAAAATACTTAAAAAGCTAAGGATAAAGAAATGA
- the cdd gene encoding cytidine deaminase — MDLKELIKAAKYASRNAYAPYSKFKVGAAVLTKDGNVFTGVNVENASFGATICAERVAVASAVSAGKREFSTLVIYTKDGKVYPCGICRQFLAEFGDFDIILADDSGRNTECKLSELLPNAFLNF, encoded by the coding sequence ATGGATTTAAAAGAACTTATAAAAGCAGCAAAGTATGCGAGCAGAAATGCATACGCTCCATATTCTAAATTTAAAGTAGGTGCAGCAGTTTTAACAAAAGACGGAAATGTGTTTACGGGCGTAAACGTTGAAAATGCATCTTTTGGTGCAACTATATGTGCGGAGAGAGTTGCGGTTGCTTCGGCAGTCAGTGCTGGGAAACGGGAGTTTTCAACACTAGTTATTTATACAAAAGACGGTAAAGTATATCCGTGCGGCATCTGCCGGCAGTTTTTAGCAGAGTTTGGGGATTTTGACATAATCCTTGCAGATGACAGTGGAAGAAATACCGAATGTAAATTAAGCGAACTTCTTCCAAATGCATTTTTAAATTTTTAA
- the era gene encoding GTPase Era, whose amino-acid sequence MEQSTKEKFYSGFITILGSPNAGKSTLINDIIGTKVAIVTNKPQTTRNVIQGIYLDKDCQMVFLDTPGLHNPKNKLGKYMMRSANESIKDIDAVLYVIDVKSGVRQKDIENIIGYNVPLVIALNKTDLVLSEKIKEEKEKLKGLSQINKIFEISALKNEGIDDLISCLKKYMPEGPKYYDDNMYTDRPEMFIAAEMIREKAFLALEKELPYGVGVEIEKISFREDKDIVDVCAVIYCEKKSHKGMIIGKKGEMLKKIGFLARSDLEMLFGQKVYLELWVKVKEDWRNKDSILKLLGYD is encoded by the coding sequence ATGGAACAAAGTACGAAAGAAAAATTTTACTCTGGGTTTATAACGATTTTGGGCAGCCCTAACGCAGGCAAATCTACACTTATAAATGATATAATCGGTACCAAGGTGGCTATAGTTACAAACAAGCCGCAGACTACGAGAAATGTCATTCAGGGAATCTATTTAGATAAAGACTGCCAGATGGTATTTTTAGATACGCCTGGGCTGCACAACCCAAAGAATAAGCTCGGAAAGTATATGATGAGATCCGCAAACGAGAGTATAAAAGATATCGATGCGGTTCTTTATGTTATAGATGTAAAATCCGGTGTTCGGCAAAAAGATATAGAAAACATCATCGGGTATAATGTTCCTTTAGTTATTGCCTTAAATAAAACTGACCTGGTTTTAAGTGAAAAGATTAAAGAAGAAAAGGAAAAATTAAAAGGGCTAAGCCAGATAAATAAAATATTTGAAATAAGCGCTTTAAAAAACGAAGGTATAGACGACCTTATTTCCTGCCTTAAAAAATACATGCCGGAGGGGCCTAAATATTATGACGACAATATGTATACGGATAGGCCAGAGATGTTCATAGCGGCTGAGATGATACGCGAAAAGGCGTTTTTGGCTCTTGAAAAAGAGCTGCCGTATGGTGTCGGTGTTGAGATAGAGAAAATATCTTTTAGAGAAGATAAAGATATAGTAGACGTCTGCGCCGTAATATATTGCGAAAAGAAATCCCACAAGGGAATGATAATAGGCAAAAAAGGTGAGATGCTTAAAAAAATTGGCTTTTTAGCAAGGTCAGATTTAGAGATGTTGTTTGGCCAGAAAGTTTACCTTGAGCTTTGGGTTAAGGTAAAAGAAGATTGGCGCAACAAAGATTCTATTTTAAAGTTGCTGGGGTATGATTAA
- the recO gene encoding DNA repair protein RecO: MVLKTADYKESDKMLTLLCPEKGKMSALSRGSKKAGSILRAGTQPFTVADFYLNKRADKYYVTHCDVVDSFYSLSKDVTSFAFASFVADICLNVSVEGPSERLFSLAVNSLYSAKKEGADIYKLFLYFLIKITDILGYRPSLNFCAVCGGKGNTFFSAASGGVVCEKCKGEIKDLVKISPEILTVICEVLSTPPKHMEEIIIKEEVRAKLKLIFCNYLESILDFTPKSMKFLLSIIK, translated from the coding sequence ATGGTCTTAAAAACGGCCGATTACAAAGAAAGCGATAAGATGCTGACGCTTCTTTGCCCGGAAAAGGGAAAGATGTCCGCTCTGTCTAGGGGCAGTAAAAAGGCGGGCTCGATATTACGGGCAGGAACGCAGCCTTTTACCGTTGCAGATTTTTATTTAAATAAACGTGCCGATAAATATTACGTTACACATTGCGACGTAGTCGATTCTTTTTATTCACTAAGTAAAGACGTTACTTCTTTCGCCTTTGCTTCTTTTGTTGCAGACATATGTTTAAACGTATCAGTTGAAGGCCCGTCTGAGAGGTTATTTTCGTTAGCAGTCAATTCACTTTATTCTGCGAAAAAAGAAGGGGCAGATATATACAAGTTGTTTTTATACTTTTTAATAAAGATAACTGATATTTTGGGATACAGGCCCAGCCTTAATTTTTGCGCAGTCTGTGGCGGAAAAGGAAATACATTTTTTAGCGCGGCATCCGGAGGAGTTGTCTGTGAAAAGTGCAAGGGAGAAATAAAAGATTTAGTTAAGATATCGCCGGAAATTTTAACGGTGATATGTGAGGTTTTATCGACTCCGCCAAAGCACATGGAAGAGATAATTATCAAGGAAGAAGTAAGGGCGAAGCTAAAACTGATATTTTGCAATTATTTAGAAAGTATACTTGATTTTACGCCGAAAAGCATGAAATTTTTATTAAGTATTATAAAATAG